DNA from Flavobacteriales bacterium:
AGGCCACCATGGCGCTGTACAGCAAAGCGGGTGTAAATCCGCTGGGCGGATGTTTGCCAATGCTGTTCCAGATGCCAATCCTTATTGCGATGTTCCGGTTCTTCCCAGCATCCATTGAGTTGCGTCAGCAGAGTTTCCTTTGGGCCGATGACCTCAGTAGCTACGACAGCATTTTCAACCTGCCATTTGAAATTCCATTCTATGGCGATCACGTAAGTCTATTTACGCTACTGATGACCATTTCTACCATCTTCTACACGCGTTTCAATATGAGCATGCAGGCGGCCAACCCGCAGATGGATCAGATGAAATGGATGATGTATCTGATGCCGGTAATGATGCTCGGTTGGTTCAACAATTACGCTTCGGGGTTGAGCTACTATTACTTCCTCGCCAACATGATCACGTTTGCACAGAACTTCGCGTTCAAGAAGTTTGTGGATGAGGACGCGCTTCATAAAAAGCTTCAAGAGAACAAGAAGAAACCACAGAAGAAATCCGGGTTCCAAAAGCGTTTGGAAGACATGGCAAAAGAGCGCGGCTATCAGGCTCCGAAGAAATAATTCGGGATCGGTCAGGTTTTTGCCTGTTGCCCGGACAAAATTGATGTTATGAGACCACTACTGATGAGTTTGTCGATAGCTGCGCTGACCTTCGCGGCCATCGGCTGCAAGAGCAACAAGGACACCACCACGAGTACAGGTACAACAAAGGAAAATCCGGCCACCATGCAGACCGAACCACAGCTTTTGGCATCCATTGAGCGCACCGCGTGCTATGGTCAGTGCCCCATGTACAAGGCAACCTTCTTCGACAATGGCGAAGTGAAATATGTGGGAAAACGATTTGTGGAGAACGTAGGAACGTATAGAACCTTGATAAGCGCAGAAGATGTTCAGGACATCAAGAAGAAGATCACAGAATCGGATTACTTCGGTCTGGACAGCCTCTATCCTACTCCGATCGCAGATTTCCCATCGTGCATCACCGAGGCAAACCTTAATGGAACCCGAAAAAAGGTGATCGACCGAAGAAGCCCACCTGACAACCTTTTGGGTTTCGAACGCTTTCTGGACAGTCTATTGAAAGACCGCGAGTGGGAAAAGGTTTCTGACAATACCGATTACGATCCGGCAGCCAAATAAATTATTGGCCGTTCTTTTTCTCCTTCCTCTTATTGAAGAAATAATTGACCAAGGCAAACACCAAACCCGCTGGTATCCAAAGGATTGCCTCGTGCAGCAAGGAAGAAGCAGTTATCGGCTTGTTGTGGTAAAGAGGTTCACCAACACCCATGAACAAGATCATGAGCGTGGACCAGAAGATCCATTGAAAGATCCAGCTGTATTTACTAATCTTGGGTTCTTCTTCTGGCATTATTCATCAACCTTAGCAGGTGCCATCAAGTTGTAGTTGCTCAGATCGATCTTCATGATGTCGTACTTGCCGTTGGCGCTGCTCTTGGTGCTGTAGTAGGCCGTTTTGCCATCCGCTGTCACGGTTATTTCCGATTCATCTCCAGGCGTGTTGATCGGGTAACCCAAGTTCATCGGTTCGCTCCATGTGCCATCGTCCTGCCGTACCGACTTGAACAGGTCATAGCCGCCCATGTTCTTGTGACCCTTACTACTGAAAAACAGGGTTTTGCCATCTGGGGCGACAAACACGCTTTTCTCATCTTCAATGGTGTTCAGCGGACTGACGTTCACGGCTTTTCCCCATTCTGTTGTAGAAATGGCTTCGGCCATCCAAATGTCACCGTTACCTTTTCCTCCACTCGGTCTTTCGGAAATGAAGTAAATGGTTTTGCCGTCTGCCGTCAGCGAAGCGCCACCATCAAAGTAACCGCTGTTCACGTTCTTACCCAGCGAATAGGCCTTTGACCATCGGTTCAAACTCATCAATCTGGCCGCATCGGGCGAACCGTCAGCAATCGCATCGCTCGCATTCTTGTTCATCCGTGTCTTCGCCACGAAAATATCTCCCGAATTCTCATTCTTGAAAATGAACAACTGCCGCCCATCAGGTGAAATGCTCAGGTTGGCATCATGCCCATCATTGTTGATGGCTCCAGGAATCGGAACGGCTGGCGCCCAACCGTCCAGACTGTCACTCCAATAACTGATATACACATCCTCATACCAATCATTGTCGCCCTCGTAACGCGTGCCTCCCTCCGTATCGGACCTTCGTGAGGTGAACACCATCAATCGGCCATCGGCAGTAACGGATGGATGATATTCGTGGTTATCGGCCGTGTTGATGCCATCGCCCGCAGAAGTGATCTTCACATCAACAGGATTTGCCATCAGGTCAATGGTCGTTTGGCATTTTGCTTTCAGCTCATTCGCCTTCTCAATATCTGCTTTCGAGAGCTTGTCATTGGCCAAATAAGCATCCAAATGCTTGAGCGCCTCTTCCTGCTCTCTTTCCATGCGGTGGGCCAAAGCCGTGTTGTATTCAAGGTCTTTATCAATGTTCGGGTCGGCCTCACGTGCTTTTTGTAGGTATGCCAGCGCATCCTTGCCTTGATTGAGGGCGAGATAGCATTCGGCCATGCGCCAGTTGAGCATGCCATCCGTCCCGTTATCGGTGTAGAGCTCGCGGTAAATGCGGATGGCTCCGTTGTAGTCGCCCTCGGTCATGCTGGATTTGGCCTGCATCATCTTGATCTTGTCGGGGCCACCGAGCAGTTGTGCATTAGCTGAAAAATCTGCTGCCAGCATGCAAATGGCCACAGCAACAAGCGTGAAGATCGTTCTCATGTTCAATACGTTTGGGACTAAAATACTCATTCAATCTGAGCCAGAATCGGTATTGGTTGTTGGTGTTTCAACACCTTATGATGACTTACTCAGCCAGTGGTGAAAAAGTTTCATCGCCTCGCGTTTTTTGTCATCCAAATCATAGCTGATCACCTCTTGCACATAACGTACCAGAATTCCGTGGTCGGCATTGGCCATTTGGCGGATGGCCTCTTCTCGGTTTTTAAGCCCAGATTCGAGCGCCTCATCAAAGGCGGAAATAAAATCTTCTGGCAGCGCGCGGTTGCTGACCCAACAGGCAAAAACGAACGGCAATCCGGTGTGTTCCTTCCATTCTTCGGCCAGATCATAGACATACGGAAACTTCCCGCGGAGCGGAAACGTGCGGTCGCCAATGACCACACCCGCGGTCTTTCCCTTTATCTGCGAAATGAAATCGGCATCCGCAGCTTTCCATTGCGGTGCAATCTTCCACTTATTCTCCGCCAAGTATTGAACGAGCTGTACGGAGGTTCTGGACTGATAATCCAACAGAATGGTATCGATCTCATCCAGCGGAACCTCGCTGAACAGGCACACGGTTTCCACCGCGCCATCGGCACCGATGCATTTGGTGGAGATGATGTGCGATTCCTTGAGAAGCGGGATGATCGCCACAGGCACGAGCCCCAGATCCACCTCACCGTCCAATAGTTTCCGCGCGCAATCGGAAGGCATATCGAGCTGCAGATCGATGGAGTTGAGAACGGGATGATGCTGCAGCCCATGAATGAAGGGATACGAATTGGCGTATGATACTGCTGATACCTTGATTCTCTCTTCCACAGGCCAGAATGTTGCGCCCCAAAAATGCTAAATTCGCGCTTTAACTAACCACGTATGGAACTGAATGTTCTTACGGCCGTTTCTCCGATAGATGGCCGCTATCGAAAACACACCGAATCTCTTTCCGATTTCTTCTCTGAAGCTGCCCTGATACGCTACCGCGTACGGGTGGAGATCGAGTACTTCATTGCCCTCTGCGAACTGCCGCTGCCGCAACTGAACGGTTTCAACCATTCGCTGTTCGGCACGCTGCGAAAGATCTACATCGACCTATCGGATGCGGATGCGCTGCGCGTGAAGGAAATTGAGAAGACCACCAACCACGATGTGAAGGCGGTGGAATACCTCATCAAGGAGAAGATGGATGACCTCGGCATCGGGGAGCAGAAGGAATTCGTGCATTTCGGGCTTACCAGTCAGGACATCAATAACACAGCCACGCCTTTGATGATGAAAGAGGCCACCGAGCAGGTGTATCTGCCGCTGTTGGACGAACTCATCGCGAAGCTGAGATCGTTGGCCGAGGAGTGGAAGGACATTCCGCTGTTGGCGCGAACACACGGACAGCCCGCATCGCCAACCCGCA
Protein-coding regions in this window:
- a CDS encoding tetratricopeptide repeat protein, producing MSILVPNVLNMRTIFTLVAVAICMLAADFSANAQLLGGPDKIKMMQAKSSMTEGDYNGAIRIYRELYTDNGTDGMLNWRMAECYLALNQGKDALAYLQKAREADPNIDKDLEYNTALAHRMEREQEEALKHLDAYLANDKLSKADIEKANELKAKCQTTIDLMANPVDVKITSAGDGINTADNHEYHPSVTADGRLMVFTSRRSDTEGGTRYEGDNDWYEDVYISYWSDSLDGWAPAVPIPGAINNDGHDANLSISPDGRQLFIFKNENSGDIFVAKTRMNKNASDAIADGSPDAARLMSLNRWSKAYSLGKNVNSGYFDGGASLTADGKTIYFISERPSGGKGNGDIWMAEAISTTEWGKAVNVSPLNTIEDEKSVFVAPDGKTLFFSSKGHKNMGGYDLFKSVRQDDGTWSEPMNLGYPINTPGDESEITVTADGKTAYYSTKSSANGKYDIMKIDLSNYNLMAPAKVDE
- a CDS encoding ABC transporter substrate-binding protein, which encodes MEERIKVSAVSYANSYPFIHGLQHHPVLNSIDLQLDMPSDCARKLLDGEVDLGLVPVAIIPLLKESHIISTKCIGADGAVETVCLFSEVPLDEIDTILLDYQSRTSVQLVQYLAENKWKIAPQWKAADADFISQIKGKTAGVVIGDRTFPLRGKFPYVYDLAEEWKEHTGLPFVFACWVSNRALPEDFISAFDEALESGLKNREEAIRQMANADHGILVRYVQEVISYDLDDKKREAMKLFHHWLSKSS